One Peromyscus leucopus breed LL Stock chromosome 4, UCI_PerLeu_2.1, whole genome shotgun sequence genomic region harbors:
- the LOC114710137 gene encoding olfactory receptor 1002: protein MKHRNQTVVTEFFFMGLTSSFQLQIVLFLIFLCVYLLTLLGNLGMIILIRLDTRLHIPMYFLLSHLSFVDACSSSVVSPKMLSDIFVEKKVISFLGCAIQLCLFSQFVVTECFLLASMAYDRYVAVCKPLLYTLIMSQQVCVQLVTGPYGIALISTMVHTTFTFILPYCGPNLINHFFCDLLPVFSLACADTQVNKLLLYILAGILGVFSGTIILVSYIYIGIAILKIHSADGRRKAFSTCSSHLTAVSILYGTLFFIYVCPSTSFTLDINKVVSLFYTTIIPMLNPFIYSLRNKEVKDAFIRTFEKQFCYNLQDKIF, encoded by the coding sequence ATGAAGCACAGAAATCAAACTGTAGTGACTGAGTTCTTCTTCATGGGATTAACCAGCTCCTTCCAGCTCCAAATTGTCCTCTTCCTGAtatttctctgtgtttatctTTTAACTCTTCTGGGGAACCTGGGAATGATCATTCTCATTCGCCTGGACACTCGACTCCACATCCCCATGTACTTCTTGCTCAGCCACTTGTCCTTTGTGGATGCCTGCTCTTCTTCAGTCGTCAGTCCTAAGATGTTGTCTGACATCTTTGTGGAGAAAAAAGTCATCTCCTTCCTTGGTTGTGCTATCCAGCTTTGTTTATTCAGCCAGTTTGTGGTGACAGAATGCTTTCTCCTGGCTTCCATGGCATATGATAGGTATGTCGCTGTCTGTAAGCCTTTGCTCTACACACTCATTATGTCCCAGCAGGTTTGTGTGCAGCTAGTAACAGGGCCTTATGGCATAGCCCTTATAAGCACCATGGTACATACCACTTTTACCTTTATCCTGCCCTACTGTGGTCCAAATCTCATCAATCACTTTTTCTGtgaccttcttcctgttttctcactgGCATGTGCAGATACTCAGGTGAATAaacttttgctttacatcttggCTGGTATCCTGGGTGTATTCAGTGGTACAATCATCTTGGTGTCCTACATTTACATTGGCATCGCTATCCTGAAAATCCACTCTGCTGATGGGAGGCGTAAAGCCTTCTCCACCTGTTCTTCACACCTGACAGCTGTCTCTATCCTTTATGGGACTCTCTTCTTTATCTACGTATGTCCAAGCACCAGCTTCACTCTGGATATCAATAAAGTTGTGTCATTATTTTATACCACCATTATCCCCATGTTGAACCCATTCATCTATAGCCTGAGAAATAAGGAAGTCAAAGATGCATTCATCAGGACATTTGAAAAGCAATTTTGCTACAATTtgcaagataaaatattttag
- the LOC114710148 gene encoding olfactory receptor 998-like, with amino-acid sequence MEEKNQTAVTEFLFLGITDNLHQQIILFIIFFFVYLVTLGGNLGMITLIWVDPRLHTPMYFFLSHLSFVDVCSSSSIAPKMLCDIFAENKAISFVGCAAQMWFFGLFVTTDCFLLAVMAYDRYTAICKPLLYTLIMSQRVCVWFVLGPYVLAAINITTHTTLTFRLPFCGPNAINHFFCDVSPLLSLACADTLINKVVLFVLAGVIGVPSGLIILVSYICILVAILKIKTADGRQKAFSTCSSHLAAVSILYGTLFFIYVRPNASSSLDINKVISLFYSVVIPMLNPLIYSLRNKEVKNAFSRTLERKHFLTDA; translated from the coding sequence atggaagaaaagaatcagACTGCAGTGACTGAGTTTCTCTTCCTTGGCATCACAGATAACCTCCATCAGCAGATTATCCTCTtcatcatctttttctttgtttatcttGTCACCCTGGGGGGTAACCTGGGCATGATCACTCTCATATGGGTGGACCCCAGGTTGCACACACCTATGTACTTTTTTCTCAGCCACCTGTCCTTTGTAGATGTGTGCTCCTCTTCTTCCATAGCCCCTAAGATGCTGTGTGACATCTTTGCAGAGAACAAAGCCATCTCCTTTGTGGGCTGTGCTGCACAGATGTGGTTCTTTGGTCTCTTTGTGACAACTGATTGTTTCCTCCTGGCTGTCATGGCATATGATCGATATACGGCCATCTGTAAGCCCTTGCTGTATACACTCATTATGTCACAGAGGGTCTGTGTATGGTTTGTCCTAGGACCTTATGTCCTAGCTGCTATAAACATCACAACTCATACAACCTTGACATTTCGCTTACCATTCTGTGGTCCAAATGCTATCAaccatttcttctgtgatgtttccccACTGCTTTCCCTAGCATGTGCTGACACGTTGATTAACAAGGTAGTGCTTTTTGTCCTGGCTGGAGTGATAGGAGTTCCTAGTGGTCTGATCATCCTGGTCTCCTACATCTGTATCCTGGTAGCTATCTTGAAGATCAAGACTGCTGATGGGAGGCAGAAAGCCTTCTCCACATGTTCCTCTCACCTAGCAGCTGTTTCCATTCTTTATGGGActcttttcttcatctatgttcGACCTAACGCAAGTTCTTCACTGGATATCAATAAAGTGATCTCCCTATTTTATAGTGTGGTGATCCCTATGCTGAATCCCCTCATCTACAGCTTGAGGAACAAAGAGGTGAAAAATGCATTCAGTAGAACATTGGAGAGGAAGCACTTCCTAACAGATGCTTAA